The following coding sequences lie in one Thermomicrobium sp. 4228-Ro genomic window:
- the ggt gene encoding gamma-glutamyltransferase produces the protein MSRSKWIIDRTEAVGRHGMVVAQHELAAEVGVAVLADGGNAIDAAVATAFAIGVVEPFMSGIGGGGILLIHLAESQETVAIDFGMCAPLAARPDLYRLLPATGATRFGWRAVEKDANVHGPLAIAVPGMVAGLATALERYGTRPLAELLQPAIRLARDGFAVSWHTSLEMAQDAALLAQYPSTRAVFTRDGLPLPVRTGLEPTILRQPDLARSLEAIARDGADAFYRGELGRQLVEGLRALGAILTMEDLERYTVRLSAPLWGEYRGYRIATAPAPSGGPTVLESLHLLDCFPLTEYGHNSSRTLHVLIEAFRQAFVDRFAYLADPGFVPVPVAALTDPAYARERASEIGEQARARIEPGDPRRLGVQRLYARSLPNYGAGSTTHIGVVDRWGNAVALTQTLLSAWGSRVVAPGTGILMNNGMLWFDPEPGRANSIEPGKRPLANMSPTLVFQDDGLFLVLGAMGGRRIIDAVAQVVSNVIDHGLGIQAAISAPRIDCSVEPTAVSSRIDGRVISELERRGHRVQIVREDFADVPFACPGGILRDRTGTLHGGSEPYYPGMAIGLA, from the coding sequence ATGAGCCGGAGCAAGTGGATCATCGACCGCACCGAAGCGGTGGGCAGGCATGGGATGGTCGTCGCCCAACACGAGCTGGCAGCCGAGGTCGGAGTCGCCGTGCTCGCTGACGGCGGCAATGCGATCGATGCGGCGGTCGCCACAGCGTTCGCGATCGGAGTCGTCGAGCCGTTCATGAGCGGGATCGGCGGCGGCGGTATTCTGCTGATCCACCTCGCCGAGAGCCAGGAGACCGTTGCGATCGATTTCGGTATGTGTGCTCCACTGGCCGCCCGCCCTGATCTCTACCGGTTGCTCCCCGCTACCGGTGCGACCCGGTTCGGCTGGCGAGCGGTCGAGAAGGATGCGAACGTGCACGGACCGCTCGCGATCGCGGTACCCGGCATGGTCGCGGGACTAGCGACGGCGCTCGAGCGCTACGGAACGCGACCGCTCGCTGAGCTCCTCCAACCCGCCATTCGCCTCGCACGAGACGGGTTTGCCGTCAGCTGGCATACCAGTCTCGAAATGGCACAAGACGCTGCCCTACTCGCGCAGTATCCATCGACCCGTGCGGTCTTCACCCGCGACGGCCTGCCACTGCCGGTGCGGACCGGACTCGAGCCGACGATCCTCCGGCAGCCCGATCTCGCCCGTTCGCTCGAAGCGATCGCGCGCGATGGTGCCGATGCATTCTATCGCGGTGAGCTCGGACGGCAGCTCGTCGAAGGCCTGCGTGCACTGGGCGCCATCCTCACGATGGAGGACCTCGAGCGCTACACCGTTCGCCTGTCCGCACCGCTCTGGGGAGAGTACCGCGGCTACCGCATCGCTACCGCGCCCGCACCGAGTGGCGGGCCGACGGTGCTCGAATCCCTGCATCTCCTCGACTGTTTCCCGCTCACCGAATACGGGCACAATTCGAGTCGCACCCTCCATGTCCTGATCGAAGCGTTCCGGCAGGCGTTCGTCGATCGGTTCGCCTATCTCGCCGATCCAGGTTTCGTTCCAGTGCCGGTAGCTGCGCTCACCGATCCAGCCTACGCGCGCGAGCGGGCGAGCGAGATCGGCGAGCAGGCACGGGCACGGATCGAGCCCGGCGATCCACGGCGTCTCGGCGTCCAACGTCTCTACGCTCGTTCGCTCCCCAACTACGGTGCTGGTTCGACGACACACATCGGCGTGGTGGATCGCTGGGGCAATGCTGTCGCCCTCACGCAAACGCTCCTCTCCGCGTGGGGTTCACGCGTGGTCGCCCCGGGTACCGGGATCCTCATGAACAACGGGATGCTCTGGTTCGACCCGGAACCCGGGCGCGCGAACTCGATCGAACCGGGTAAACGACCGCTCGCCAACATGTCGCCGACACTCGTCTTCCAGGACGATGGGCTGTTCCTCGTGCTCGGCGCGATGGGTGGGCGACGGATCATCGATGCCGTCGCGCAGGTCGTGAGCAACGTGATCGATCATGGGCTCGGTATCCAAGCAGCCATTTCCGCCCCCCGTATCGACTGCAGCGTCGAACCGACTGCTGTGAGCAGCCGCATCGACGGAAGAGTAATCAGTGAACTCGAGCGTCGCGGCCATCGGGTCCAGATCGTGCGCGAGGACTTCGCCGATGTCCCCTTCGCCTGCCCGGGAGGCATCTTGCGTGACCGGACCGGCACCCTGCATGGCGGCAGCGAGCCCTACTACCCCGGTATGGCTATCGGTTTGGCGTGA
- a CDS encoding sulfite exporter TauE/SafE family protein → MLGIELFVFGLFLFAFLAGLLGSLIGLGGGILIVPLLTLVFRLDIHLAVGASIVSIIATSSGAAAAYVRDHLTHVRAGIFLELATSSGAVLGALLVPFVPGRALYFLFAGFLLLSLGPMARRLGEEIPTGVQPDWFARHLRLGSAYPDRALGRVVRYEVTRVPIGFAMMFVAGLASALLGLGAGALKVLAMDWGMRMPMKVSTATSNFMIGVTAAASAGIYFWRGDVVPLIATPVMLGVLAGSLVGAQLLLRMTNRRVRQLFIPILLVIAFQMFLRGLGVW, encoded by the coding sequence GTGCTCGGCATCGAACTGTTCGTCTTCGGCCTCTTCCTGTTCGCGTTCCTCGCTGGACTGCTCGGTTCGCTCATTGGCCTCGGCGGGGGTATCCTGATCGTCCCATTGCTGACACTGGTCTTCCGGCTCGATATCCATCTCGCGGTCGGTGCCAGCATCGTCTCGATCATCGCCACCTCGAGCGGTGCCGCGGCTGCGTATGTCCGTGACCATCTCACGCACGTGCGGGCTGGGATTTTCTTGGAATTAGCGACGAGTTCGGGCGCCGTCCTCGGGGCGTTGCTCGTACCCTTCGTGCCCGGTCGCGCACTCTATTTCCTCTTCGCAGGCTTTCTCCTCTTGTCCCTCGGACCGATGGCGCGTCGCCTCGGTGAGGAAATCCCGACCGGCGTGCAACCCGACTGGTTCGCTCGGCATCTCCGCCTGGGGAGCGCGTATCCCGATCGTGCCCTCGGACGGGTCGTGCGCTACGAGGTGACCCGTGTCCCGATCGGTTTCGCGATGATGTTCGTAGCTGGGCTCGCCTCGGCACTCCTCGGACTCGGCGCCGGTGCTCTCAAAGTGCTGGCGATGGACTGGGGCATGCGGATGCCGATGAAGGTTTCGACGGCGACCAGTAACTTCATGATCGGCGTGACGGCAGCAGCCAGTGCTGGCATCTACTTCTGGCGAGGGGATGTGGTGCCGCTCATCGCGACACCGGTCATGCTCGGTGTCCTCGCTGGCTCGCTCGTGGGGGCGCAACTTCTGCTGCGGATGACGAACCGGCGCGTGCGCCAGCTGTTCATTCCGATCTTGCTGGTCATCGCCTTCCAGATGTTCCTACGTGGATTGGGGGTGTGGTGA
- a CDS encoding DUF1634 domain-containing protein: MRDRSIQHGSPETNVLNPVQERIDLLVSLVLRFGVLVAATIGAIGLVLFFVRGPQPGDPQTLHELLTLQSGVLKTSPQAILTGLVHGQPDDIMRLGLLVLILTPTARVALTLVLFILERDVVFVSIALAVLIILVLGLAGIVGG; this comes from the coding sequence ATGCGTGACCGATCGATACAGCACGGTTCACCCGAAACAAACGTGCTCAATCCTGTCCAGGAACGGATCGATCTTCTGGTCAGCCTCGTCTTGCGGTTCGGTGTGCTCGTCGCGGCGACCATCGGCGCCATCGGGCTCGTGCTCTTCTTCGTACGGGGACCCCAACCGGGCGATCCGCAGACCTTGCACGAATTGTTGACGCTTCAGAGTGGGGTACTGAAGACGAGCCCGCAGGCCATCCTGACTGGCCTCGTCCACGGTCAGCCGGACGACATCATGCGCCTCGGCCTGCTCGTCCTGATCCTCACCCCGACAGCCCGGGTCGCACTGACATTGGTCTTGTTCATCCTGGAGCGCGACGTTGTCTTCGTCAGCATCGCACTCGCTGTTCTGATCATTCTCGTGCTTGGCCTGGCCGGTATCGTCGGCGGCTGA
- a CDS encoding sulfite exporter TauE/SafE family protein, which translates to MSHAAELAIFLVAAVSGTLGAMVGVGGGVFMVPIFSAFLGIPIRAAIAASALAVIVNSLGSASVYLHHRMVNLRLALLLLISTTVGAIGGALLVTAAPITLLRVIFAITLYAMIALMSLHRASAHPVTVGSDRFGLGGSFYDPAIGGTVHYIPQLVGFGALLSTVAGFLSGLLGIGGGIVQVPLMNVLMRVPVKAAAATSSYMVGVTVVGSALLYYANDLLVPQVAIPAMLGVFFGAQLGSRLGRRIRGVWLRRLLMLILLYLATTLLLQALGIPVPGAR; encoded by the coding sequence ATGAGTCACGCTGCAGAACTCGCGATCTTCCTCGTCGCAGCGGTATCGGGAACGCTGGGCGCGATGGTCGGTGTCGGCGGGGGAGTCTTCATGGTCCCCATCTTCTCTGCTTTTCTCGGCATCCCGATCAGGGCCGCGATCGCGGCCAGCGCGCTCGCGGTGATCGTGAACTCGCTCGGGAGTGCCTCCGTGTACCTCCACCATCGCATGGTCAATCTCCGGCTCGCCCTGCTCCTCCTGATCTCCACGACGGTTGGTGCGATCGGCGGTGCCCTCTTGGTGACGGCAGCCCCGATTACCCTTCTCCGCGTCATCTTCGCGATCACGCTCTATGCGATGATCGCGCTCATGAGCCTTCACCGTGCGAGCGCTCACCCCGTCACGGTCGGCTCCGACCGCTTCGGACTCGGCGGCAGCTTTTACGATCCGGCAATCGGCGGAACAGTCCACTATATTCCGCAACTCGTCGGTTTCGGTGCCCTGCTCAGCACGGTGGCTGGCTTCTTGTCCGGCCTCCTCGGTATCGGCGGCGGCATCGTTCAGGTCCCGCTCATGAACGTTCTCATGCGGGTCCCGGTCAAGGCAGCAGCCGCGACGAGCAGCTACATGGTCGGTGTCACCGTCGTCGGAAGCGCACTCCTCTACTACGCGAACGATCTGCTTGTCCCACAGGTCGCTATCCCGGCGATGCTCGGGGTGTTCTTCGGTGCACAACTCGGCTCCCGCCTCGGCCGAAGGATCCGAGGGGTCTGGCTCCGACGCCTCCTCATGCTCATCCTCCTCTATCTCGCGACGACGCTCCTGCTCCAGGCACTCGGTATTCCCGTGCCAGGTGCTCGCTGA
- a CDS encoding cupredoxin domain-containing protein produces MDAAAPDVTVSITLTEFSITPATITVPLGEPVTFVVTNAGGAQHNLEVELEDRGIEQRLFATNLMPGETRQATFTLTEPGEWEMYCPVGNHRTLGMQGTILVATAATPTTAPTPSPTIALVTPTTAPPTVAPYPTVALATPTPRTVPTSTPPAQLPPATGQPHDQRGAWPFVLLVALVLAGGLTGSLATWWRRSRSQGPAR; encoded by the coding sequence GTGGACGCGGCAGCGCCAGATGTCACCGTCTCGATCACGCTCACCGAGTTTTCGATCACCCCTGCGACCATCACCGTACCTCTCGGCGAGCCGGTGACGTTCGTCGTGACCAATGCGGGCGGTGCGCAGCACAACCTCGAAGTGGAGCTGGAAGACCGAGGTATCGAACAGCGACTCTTCGCCACGAACCTCATGCCCGGCGAGACACGACAGGCCACGTTCACGCTCACTGAACCCGGTGAGTGGGAGATGTACTGCCCGGTCGGGAATCACCGCACACTCGGCATGCAGGGTACGATCCTCGTCGCTACCGCCGCGACACCGACAACTGCTCCGACGCCGTCGCCGACGATCGCCCTCGTCACGCCGACGACCGCACCTCCGACAGTCGCTCCGTACCCCACTGTAGCCTTGGCGACACCGACACCCCGCACCGTCCCGACATCCACACCACCAGCACAACTCCCACCAGCGACTGGACAGCCACACGACCAGCGGGGAGCATGGCCGTTCGTGCTCCTCGTCGCTCTCGTTCTCGCTGGTGGTCTCACCGGCAGCCTGGCTACGTGGTGGCGCCGCTCGAGGTCACAGGGACCCGCTCGCTGA
- a CDS encoding cytochrome c, which translates to MGRTSEEQRKEWSSSRWPGRLLWFASGMIATVLFAACILWFAGPALLSHRTAWPFERTLSRWAIDRAAAVGSRNAPTPPAVGSRGVETGRIVYLGTCAPCHGADADGKGWFGTLSYPPASRLDDEETQARSDAELYWIIAHGLSFTGMPGFAARLSDEQIWAVIAYLRTLRSSVAQPLPVVPTPSTDDLRPADPAANGAARGAALYFSLGCVSCHGPRGNAPGFLQLRATDRRAVRAIREGTDEGMPAYPPALLSDADLEAILAYIRTFRAGS; encoded by the coding sequence ATGGGTCGGACCTCCGAGGAACAGCGAAAGGAGTGGTCCAGCAGCCGATGGCCTGGTCGGCTGCTCTGGTTCGCCAGCGGGATGATCGCTACCGTGCTGTTCGCAGCGTGCATCCTATGGTTCGCGGGCCCGGCACTGCTCTCCCACCGAACTGCGTGGCCCTTCGAACGGACGCTCAGCCGGTGGGCGATCGATCGAGCCGCTGCCGTCGGCAGCCGAAACGCGCCAACACCGCCCGCGGTGGGCTCGCGTGGGGTAGAGACCGGGCGGATCGTCTATCTCGGAACCTGCGCTCCCTGTCATGGCGCGGATGCCGATGGGAAAGGCTGGTTCGGCACACTGAGCTATCCCCCAGCCAGCCGGCTCGACGATGAGGAGACGCAGGCACGCAGCGACGCGGAGCTCTACTGGATCATCGCACACGGCCTCAGTTTCACCGGCATGCCGGGTTTCGCCGCCCGCCTGAGCGATGAGCAGATCTGGGCCGTCATCGCCTACCTGCGAACGCTGCGGTCCAGCGTTGCGCAGCCGCTCCCGGTCGTTCCCACGCCCTCCACCGACGATCTCCGGCCAGCCGATCCAGCAGCGAATGGAGCAGCACGCGGCGCTGCGCTCTACTTCTCCCTCGGCTGCGTGTCCTGCCACGGCCCTCGCGGCAACGCACCCGGCTTCCTCCAGCTCCGTGCAACCGACCGGCGTGCTGTCCGCGCCATCCGCGAGGGCACCGACGAAGGGATGCCCGCTTACCCGCCTGCGTTGCTCTCCGATGCCGATCTCGAGGCGATACTGGCGTACATCCGCACGTTCCGGGCTGGTTCGTAA
- a CDS encoding threonine synthase → MSSWSFRCTYCGAQFPPETLVWRCLRCRGVLAVDPPLLLDRGAIEVSTSTLWRYARALPVEPPARTLGEGMTPLVPGQLDGEPVWFKLDFLLPTGSFKDRGASVLVAFLARAGVRRIAVDSSGNAAAALAAYAASHGLEALVFAPADTASEKLLQSRAYGARVELVPGPREVVAATAQAAAQEPGTAYASHNWHPLFAEGTKTWLLEVWEQLGGMWPAACFVPAGGGSLVLGAALAVQGVGTPGPVLVAAQPESCAPLVRAWERQTREVEPVTPGPTLAEGARIGAPPRGVLLLEILRQCGGWPEAVPEPQLVETVRLLWRQGLYVEPTAALGAAAYRLARRRGWVPDGPVVIVLTGSGLKAGTVVRHVIDQV, encoded by the coding sequence ATGTCCAGCTGGTCATTCCGCTGTACATATTGTGGTGCACAGTTTCCGCCCGAAACACTCGTCTGGCGTTGCCTACGCTGTAGAGGCGTGCTCGCGGTCGACCCACCGCTGCTGCTCGATCGCGGAGCGATCGAAGTGTCGACCTCGACGCTGTGGCGATATGCACGGGCGCTCCCGGTCGAGCCGCCGGCACGGACGCTCGGAGAGGGAATGACGCCGCTCGTCCCTGGCCAGCTCGACGGCGAACCGGTCTGGTTCAAACTGGATTTCCTGCTCCCGACAGGATCCTTCAAGGATCGAGGCGCCAGCGTGTTGGTCGCCTTCCTGGCCCGAGCTGGTGTCCGGCGAATCGCGGTCGACTCGTCCGGCAATGCAGCTGCCGCTTTGGCTGCGTACGCTGCCTCGCATGGGCTGGAGGCGCTGGTCTTCGCACCCGCTGACACCGCGTCGGAGAAGCTGTTGCAGTCCCGTGCCTATGGCGCGCGGGTCGAGCTGGTGCCCGGCCCACGTGAGGTGGTCGCGGCTACCGCTCAGGCCGCTGCACAGGAACCCGGAACGGCGTATGCCAGCCACAACTGGCACCCGCTGTTCGCGGAGGGGACGAAGACCTGGTTGCTGGAGGTGTGGGAGCAGTTGGGTGGAATGTGGCCGGCGGCCTGCTTCGTCCCAGCCGGGGGCGGAAGCCTGGTGCTCGGTGCTGCGCTCGCGGTGCAGGGTGTTGGGACTCCAGGGCCAGTTCTCGTCGCTGCCCAGCCGGAGTCCTGTGCCCCGCTGGTGCGTGCCTGGGAACGACAGACTCGTGAGGTGGAACCCGTAACGCCGGGCCCGACACTGGCGGAGGGAGCGCGGATCGGCGCGCCACCACGGGGCGTGTTGCTCTTGGAGATTCTCCGCCAGTGTGGTGGGTGGCCGGAAGCGGTTCCCGAACCGCAGCTCGTCGAGACCGTGCGTCTTCTCTGGCGTCAGGGGCTCTACGTGGAGCCGACTGCAGCGCTGGGTGCGGCGGCGTATCGCCTGGCTCGTCGCCGGGGCTGGGTACCGGATGGGCCGGTCGTGATCGTTCTCACTGGCAGTGGGCTCAAGGCGGGCACGGTGGTGCGGCACGTGATCGACCAGGTCTAG
- a CDS encoding acyl-CoA dehydrogenase family protein, translating into MDFTLSEQQRELQARARWFAETVVKPVASLYDQEERHPHELIVQARQEGLTEITIPAEYGGRGLGVLELVLVAEQLAWACAGFTAAACSSCLAGEPIVIAGSEEQKRRWLPRLAAGEYASFALTEPEAGSDVTALTTRAERRGDVYVLNGHKRWIGNAPIASFFVVFAKTDPDAGRNGISVFVVERESPGIVTRPLRKLGQRAISNGEIEFHDVVVPASNRIGREGEGFAIAMRTLRRTRPMAAAFGAGIIQRCLDESLAYAQQRRTMGQPIIKHQAIGHKLAEMRIRLDAARQLTYLAAWLADRGEDNTLAAAVAKAFAADSAMWAATEAVQVFGGNGYSPDYPVEKLFRDAKLLQIYEGTSEIQRTIIVRELVRLSGNRRTVG; encoded by the coding sequence ATGGATTTCACGTTGTCGGAACAGCAGCGGGAACTCCAGGCTCGAGCACGCTGGTTCGCGGAGACGGTCGTCAAGCCGGTCGCTTCGCTGTACGACCAGGAAGAGCGTCACCCGCACGAACTGATCGTCCAGGCACGGCAGGAGGGGTTGACGGAGATCACGATTCCAGCGGAATACGGCGGGCGAGGACTCGGTGTCCTCGAGCTGGTTCTCGTCGCCGAGCAGCTCGCCTGGGCGTGCGCTGGCTTCACGGCAGCGGCCTGCTCGAGCTGCCTGGCTGGCGAGCCGATCGTCATCGCTGGGAGCGAGGAGCAGAAGCGACGCTGGCTGCCGCGGCTCGCGGCTGGTGAGTACGCGAGCTTTGCGCTCACCGAGCCGGAAGCGGGATCGGACGTGACGGCGCTGACCACGCGTGCCGAGCGGCGCGGCGATGTCTATGTCCTCAACGGACACAAGCGGTGGATCGGTAATGCGCCGATCGCCAGCTTCTTCGTGGTCTTCGCCAAGACTGACCCGGATGCCGGTCGCAACGGGATCAGCGTGTTCGTCGTCGAGCGCGAGTCGCCGGGGATCGTCACCCGGCCCTTGCGCAAGCTGGGACAGCGAGCGATATCCAACGGCGAAATCGAATTCCATGACGTGGTCGTGCCCGCCTCCAATCGGATCGGCCGGGAAGGCGAAGGTTTTGCGATCGCGATGCGAACGCTGCGCCGTACGCGCCCGATGGCTGCAGCCTTCGGCGCCGGTATCATCCAGCGCTGCCTGGACGAGTCGTTGGCGTATGCCCAACAGCGGCGGACGATGGGGCAACCGATCATCAAGCATCAGGCGATCGGGCACAAGCTCGCGGAGATGCGGATCCGTCTCGACGCCGCTCGCCAACTGACCTATTTGGCTGCCTGGCTGGCGGATCGCGGTGAGGACAATACGCTCGCTGCAGCCGTGGCCAAAGCATTCGCGGCCGACAGCGCGATGTGGGCGGCGACCGAAGCAGTTCAAGTGTTCGGTGGGAATGGGTACAGCCCTGACTATCCGGTCGAGAAGCTGTTCCGCGATGCGAAGCTCTTGCAGATCTACGAGGGCACGAGCGAAATCCAGCGCACTATCATCGTCCGGGAACTCGTTCGGCTCAGCGGAAACCGCCGCACCGTCGGTTGA
- a CDS encoding macro domain-containing protein: MTEPAIEVRIGDITTVDTEAIVNAANNRLWMGSGVAGAIKRAGGDEIEREAIAQGPIAVGEAVVTGAGRLPHKAVIHAAAMGYDEHGRMIPATRETVYAATRAALARCQERQLRSVAFPALGTGVGGLDLDTCAQAIVQAVRDHAASGARFPERVVFVVRNEEAAAAFRAAHEQFRSS, translated from the coding sequence ATGACCGAACCTGCGATCGAGGTACGGATCGGTGACATCACCACCGTCGACACGGAGGCGATCGTGAACGCGGCGAATAATCGTCTGTGGATGGGGTCTGGCGTGGCCGGCGCGATCAAGCGGGCTGGGGGTGACGAGATCGAGCGCGAGGCCATTGCCCAGGGGCCGATCGCCGTCGGCGAGGCAGTGGTCACCGGGGCTGGTCGCCTCCCACACAAGGCCGTCATCCACGCTGCTGCCATGGGGTACGACGAGCACGGCCGTATGATCCCGGCCACTCGCGAGACCGTCTACGCCGCGACGCGCGCTGCGCTCGCTCGCTGCCAGGAACGCCAGCTCCGGTCAGTCGCCTTCCCAGCGCTCGGCACCGGTGTCGGTGGGCTCGATCTCGACACCTGCGCCCAGGCGATTGTGCAAGCCGTACGCGACCATGCCGCCAGCGGGGCCCGCTTTCCGGAACGGGTCGTCTTCGTCGTGCGCAACGAGGAAGCAGCCGCGGCTTTCCGAGCGGCACATGAACAGTTCCGCTCGTCGTGA
- a CDS encoding tartrate dehydrogenase yields the protein MRHFRIAVIPGDGVGKEVIPAGQRVLEAAVAGEAELAWHHFPWGSDFYRQTGSLMPPDGVEQLRQFDAIYFGAVGDPPHVPDHVTLWGLLLPIRKQLDLFVNVRPIRLLPGIAGPLRDKNPADIDMVFIRENTEGEYAGVGGRVHVGTAHEVALETAVFSRFNVERVVRYAFELARSRRKHLTSITKSNAQRYGMVLWDEVVQRVAQDYPDVTVTSLLVDAAAALMVRAPERFDVVVGSNLFADILTDLGAALMGSLGLAPSANLASAPGMPSLFEPVHGSAPDIAGRGIANPIGAIWAGAMMLDHLGLSEAAARILRAIERLTQEGTVLTPDLGGTATTEQVADRVIALLQD from the coding sequence ATGCGACACTTCCGGATCGCCGTCATTCCCGGTGACGGGGTGGGGAAGGAGGTCATTCCAGCCGGTCAGCGGGTGCTCGAAGCAGCCGTCGCCGGCGAGGCCGAACTCGCGTGGCACCACTTTCCCTGGGGCTCCGACTTCTACCGGCAGACCGGCAGCCTCATGCCCCCGGACGGTGTCGAGCAGCTCCGGCAGTTCGACGCGATCTACTTCGGTGCCGTCGGTGACCCACCCCATGTTCCCGATCACGTGACGCTCTGGGGGCTCCTCCTGCCGATCCGCAAGCAACTGGACCTCTTCGTCAATGTGCGTCCCATCCGCCTCCTCCCGGGCATCGCCGGGCCGCTCCGCGACAAGAACCCAGCGGACATCGACATGGTCTTCATCCGCGAGAACACCGAGGGGGAATATGCCGGGGTCGGCGGCCGCGTGCACGTCGGCACAGCGCACGAGGTGGCGCTGGAAACGGCCGTCTTCTCGCGCTTCAACGTCGAGCGCGTCGTGCGCTACGCCTTCGAGCTCGCTCGCTCGCGACGGAAGCACCTGACGAGCATCACCAAGAGCAATGCGCAACGCTACGGTATGGTGCTCTGGGACGAGGTGGTGCAGCGGGTGGCCCAAGACTACCCGGACGTCACCGTGACCTCGCTCCTCGTCGATGCCGCCGCAGCCCTGATGGTCCGCGCTCCCGAACGGTTCGATGTCGTGGTCGGAAGCAACCTCTTCGCCGATATCCTGACCGATCTCGGCGCAGCGCTCATGGGCAGTCTCGGCCTCGCACCCAGCGCCAACCTGGCGTCCGCTCCGGGCATGCCGTCGCTGTTCGAACCGGTGCACGGGAGCGCGCCGGACATCGCTGGCCGCGGCATCGCCAACCCGATCGGCGCCATCTGGGCCGGCGCGATGATGCTCGACCACCTCGGGCTCTCCGAGGCTGCAGCGCGAATCCTCCGGGCGATCGAGCGCCTCACCCAGGAAGGGACCGTGCTGACTCCAGACCTCGGGGGTACGGCGACAACCGAACAAGTTGCTGACCGTGTGATCGCGTTGCTCCAGGACTAG
- a CDS encoding enolase C-terminal domain-like protein has protein sequence MRIVAVRLRELTGTFPYAGHFWEERLARPIDIYPEHRADPREWWLPEQDGPGPYRLREIFVEIETDEGVTGLAGPLTRDVARVIGTELRPRLIGANPLATERIWDELYRSFVHGRKGVVMMALSAVDCALWDLRGRWNGDPVHRLLGGPVRTELPAYASTLGYALELDAATRLARELVAQGFRAQKWFPRWAPSKGREALRRTIALFAALRAAVGDDVELMLDAWMSWDWPYAVTAVHELAPYRLRWIEEPFLPDQLDAYAALRARSPIPIAGGEHEYTRWGFGAWLQRKALDVLQPDIYWAGGISETLKIAALASTYSIPMIPHGHSVPATVQLLAALPEPVAPWVEYLLKWNELLQFFFKEPVQPENGVIRVPERPGMGVEFDESKIEAERELVWTD, from the coding sequence ATGCGGATCGTCGCCGTCCGCCTGCGAGAACTCACCGGCACGTTCCCCTACGCTGGCCACTTCTGGGAAGAGCGGCTGGCACGACCGATCGATATCTATCCGGAACATCGCGCGGATCCCCGCGAGTGGTGGCTGCCGGAGCAGGACGGCCCTGGGCCGTACCGGTTGCGCGAGATCTTCGTCGAGATCGAGACGGACGAAGGAGTAACTGGCCTGGCTGGCCCTCTCACCCGCGACGTCGCTCGGGTCATCGGCACGGAACTGCGTCCTCGGCTCATCGGCGCGAACCCGCTCGCCACGGAACGGATCTGGGACGAGCTGTACCGCTCGTTCGTCCACGGCCGTAAAGGCGTCGTCATGATGGCACTGTCAGCCGTCGACTGTGCGCTATGGGACCTCCGCGGACGCTGGAACGGGGATCCGGTGCACCGGCTCCTCGGCGGGCCAGTACGGACGGAACTCCCCGCGTATGCCAGCACGCTGGGTTACGCGCTCGAGCTCGACGCAGCGACGCGCCTGGCTCGCGAACTGGTCGCCCAGGGCTTCCGCGCCCAGAAGTGGTTCCCGCGCTGGGCGCCCTCGAAGGGGCGTGAAGCCCTCCGCCGCACCATCGCACTCTTCGCGGCGCTGCGTGCCGCCGTGGGCGACGACGTCGAACTCATGCTCGACGCCTGGATGAGCTGGGACTGGCCCTATGCGGTCACAGCCGTGCACGAACTGGCACCGTACCGCCTGCGCTGGATCGAGGAGCCGTTCCTGCCCGACCAGCTCGACGCCTACGCTGCGCTCCGCGCGCGCTCGCCGATCCCGATCGCGGGTGGGGAACACGAGTACACCCGCTGGGGCTTTGGGGCCTGGCTGCAGCGGAAGGCCCTGGACGTCCTCCAGCCGGATATCTACTGGGCCGGAGGTATCAGCGAAACGCTGAAAATCGCTGCTCTCGCTAGCACCTACAGCATTCCCATGATCCCGCACGGCCACTCGGTTCCAGCAACGGTCCAGCTGCTCGCCGCGCTCCCCGAGCCGGTCGCCCCCTGGGTCGAATATCTCCTGAAGTGGAACGAGTTGCTTCAGTTCTTCTTCAAAGAACCGGTTCAACCAGAGAACGGCGTCATCCGCGTACCCGAGAGACCAGGTATGGGAGTCGAGTTCGACGAGAGCAAGATCGAGGCGGAGCGGGAACTGGTCTGGACGGACTGA